From the genome of Papaver somniferum cultivar HN1 chromosome 2, ASM357369v1, whole genome shotgun sequence, one region includes:
- the LOC113353964 gene encoding uncharacterized protein LOC113353964, with the protein MAKLIDITRSLVLTILVFGILIHELVQGRKISDTTNKAVIKTIKGDNDEIIDCYNIFKQPAFDNELLVNQTIQMRPGSFPEGMQSNLEKFKPAHSWHKYGTCPEGSVPIRRFGKIYHPKRTLAPNQSQQSNDANSNNEYAVIRLADDNFQGVQAVINVWKPVTEPGEISASQIMIASSDYKEVIVAGWQVNKVLNGDDEPRFFLYWTVDGFQSTGCYNNLCPGFVQTSTAVTLGSSINPISVFNGAQYDTTFLVFREQSTGNWWVLVQGVEVGYWPASLFKELSEKATRIELGGQILNTRANGVHTSTQMGSGHLASEGGSGVSSYFYRVQIVDASNKMQEPQHGTWYQTNPNCYDVKIDERGGNGFSFHFGGPGLSAICQ; encoded by the exons ATGGCAAAATTGATTGACATAACACGAAGTTTGGTGTTGACAATACTCGTTTTTGGAATATTGATTCATGAATTAGTACAAGGAAGAAAGATTTCGGATACAACCAACAAAGCAGTGATCAAAACTATCAAG gGCGATAATGATGAAATCATCGACTGCTACAACATATTCAAGCAACCTGCTTTCGACAATGAATTGTTGGTCAATCAGACAATACAG ATGAGACCAGGGTCATTCCCAGAAGGAATGCAATCTAACTTGGAAAAATTTAAGCCCGCACACTCTTGGCATAAGTATGGAACGTGCCCTGAAGGATCTGTCCCAATACGAAGGTTTGGAAAAATTTACCACCCAAAGCGGACACTTGCTCCTAATCAATCCCAACAGTCTAATGATGCAAATAGCAATAATGAG TATGCAGTAATTCGCCTGGCAGACGATAACTTTCAAGGAGTACAAGCAGTTATTAACGTATGGAAACCAGTGACTGAACCAGGGGAAATTAGTGCATCCCAGATTATGATTGCATCAAGCGACTATAAAGAAGTCATTGTAGCAGGATGGCAA GTCAACAAAGTGTTGAACGGTGATGACGAACCCAGGTTCTTTTTATACTGGACA GTGGACGGCTTCCAGAGCACAGGCTGCTACAATAACCTTTGCCCAGGGTTTGTGCAAACATCCACGGCTGTCACCCTCGGTTCCAGCATCAACCCAATATCTGTCTTCAATGGCGCCCAATATGACACTACCTTCCTTGTGTTTAGG GAGCAATCTACTGGAAATTGGTGGGTGCTGGTACAAGGTGTTGAAGTTGGATACTGGCCAGCCTCTTTGTTCAAGGAATTGTCAGAAAAGGCAACAAGAATAGAACTCGGTGGACAAATCTTAAACACGCGCGCTAATGGGGTGCATACCAGTACTCAAATGGGGAGCGGCCATTTGGCTTCAGAAGGGGGTTCCGGAGTATCAAGTTATTTTTATCGTGTTCAAATAGTTGATGCAAGTAATAAAATGCAAGAACCCCAGCATGGTACATGGTATCAGACGAATCCTAATTGCTATGATGTGAAAATTGACGAAAGAGGTGGGAATGGTTTTAGTTTTCACTTTGGAGGTCCTGGTCTAAGCGCTATCTGTCAGTGA